The region GGATGATTGAGAATAGCCCAACGCTTCAGCGTTGGGGAGGCGTTTGAGGGCGTGAGTCCCGGAGGGACGGCTGAATGGAGAACGCAAGGGTACAAGTTGAGCCGTCCCTCCGGGACTAAGGGTTGCAGGGTCCCATCCCCAACGCTGAAGCGTTGGGCTATTGTCGGATGTCCCTCCGGGACAGCCAAGTCATCATTCTGCGCTGTTGGCATATCTTTGCGGCGATTTGGTAATTGGGGAGAACTTACGTTATTAAACCCGGAGTTTGGTCCGGGCGTAATGAAACAGGTATTGCTGCGCATAACCGGCATTGGGTCCAAAATGGCGGGCGGCAAACTGATGCAGCCGCTGGAGTTTGACACGGCGCCTGGGAAAGTAAAGCCGGTGCAGGGCTTTCGTGACCCATACATCGACAGGAAAGGCGGGTTGGAAGCCATAGGCGAACAACAAAACGCAATCGGCAATTTTACGTCCCACGCCAGGCAGTTCCATCAAAACGGCGCGAGCGCTCTCGACCGGGAGTTGCGCCACGTTTGCCAAATCGCAATGGCCCTGAGCAATTTGGCGCGCAGTGGCAAGCAGGTAGGGCGCTCGGAAGCCCATTTTGCAGGCGCGCAGTTCTTCCTCTCCAGCCTCCGCCAGCCGTGCAGGGGAGGGGAAGGCGTAAGCCGGGGCGTGCCCTGCAGGCGCGAGAATGGGCTGGCCGAACCGCTCGCAGAGCAACGACACAATCTGGCGGATTTGGACAATTTGTTTCGTGGAAGACAGAATAAAAGAAGCAAGGGATTCCCAAGGGTCCTGGCGCAACAAACGCAAACCACGACAAGCCGCCGCAGCCGCGCGCATCGGTTCATCTTCGGGAAAGCTCTGCAACACCGCCTGGATGTCCAGCTCGAGCTGCAGATATTCAATGAGCCAATTCCAATCCGTTACCGGCTCGGCGATTTGCGCGCGGATTCCCATGGCGTTTGATTCCAGCCGGACCCAGTGGGAAGCGATTACCCCCACCCAGCCACCCTCTTGAGGCCGCCATCGAAAGGCCTGGCCTGAGTCGAGCGTTGCGTCGAGATCGTAATCACTGACAGGAAATGTCTTACTGGGAGGACCGTGGGATGGACTCATAAGAGGGACCCCTCTCTCCGGCCCTCTCCCCTTCTGAAGGGGAGAGGGAGAAGGCACTGCGCATAGAGGGGCACCTCTCTCCGGCCCTGTCCCTTGCCGCTGCGACGGCACGACAGCGCGGCGAGTCGGAAGGGGAGAGGGAGAAGCATCGATAAGATGTAGTTCATGTCAGGGACTCCTCGATAAACATCGAGGGGTCCGGCAGCCGCAAAGTCATCGCAGCCCGCGACAGGCAAAGAGCTGTAGGGGGCGAAGGAGGAATTGCCCGTGATAAAGCACATTAGAGATGCCGAGCGGCGTGACGGATTCAAATTCGGCCAGGAGCCTGGCCGGTGGCGGCCAGGGTTGGGGATTCTCCCGGTTCAATTCCCGCACGTAAATGGCATTTTGTCCTTTTCTTGCGTTGTAACCGGGCCAAAAGTAAAACTGGTTCTCAGGAGTTGCGCTGCTGCGGCAATAGACCAGGGGTTCCTCCTGAACTTCCGCCTTGGCCTCCGGCAGGTAAAAGGAAATCTCACCCGTCATCCCATAATGGTCCGCCACGATGAAGACCGGCTTGCCTTCGGCGAGCAACTGTTCGCGGGCCTGGCCAACGACTCGGGCGGTGGTATTCCATTCACGCACCCGGTGCAACGGGTCGCGGTTCACGGGCAAATAGCGCCCGGTTAGCTTTTGCAAAAGGTCGGTTTGCGAGCCGAGGATGACCATGCTGAACCCAAGTCCCAGGCCGAGACCCAGGGCTCCTTTAAACAGTCGAGGGGTCAGCGCCGAGCCGCCCAGCCGCCAGCGCGTGTCCCAGTAGATGACCAGCAGGCAGAACCAAGGGACCACCGCAGGAGCGATCCAGTTGGGCAGGACACGTGAGAAAAATGAGAGCAGCAGGTAAGCAAAGAAAACCGGGGCACCCATGCTGAAGAAATAGAGCAGCCGGGCATCATGGCGGTTGCGCCGCCAGAAAACGATGGATGCCCAAACCATCGCCACGAAGAATACCGGATTGAGCAAGGCGGCTTCACTGCCCAGGAAGTCGAACAGGAATCTTAAGGTCAACTCTCTGGGGTGCCCCACGCCCGCATCATCGGCGACATGCGCGACGGTTATCCACCGGTGTTGGGCGTTCCAGATGAGCACCGGCAACGCGCAAACGAGATTCACAAGCAGCGCCACATACGGGCCGGGGCGGCGCAGATGTTTGCGCGCCGGCGGCCATAGCGCAAAAAAGAGGGCCCAGGAAGCAATCTGGAACAGCGCGGTATATTTGCTGAGGAATCCCAGGCCCATCCAGAGGCCGGCCCAAAACCAGTCGCGTGCAGCGCCTCTCTCCTGCACAGCCCGCCAACCAGCCAGCATGGCGGCTGTCCAGAACAGGACGGACAACGGATCGATCGTCATCAACAGCGAGCCTGCCGCCAGCAGGGGTGTGGCACTCAGAATCAGGATTAGAAAGAATCCAGCGCGGGCATTGACGTGTCGGTTGAAAAAGCGGAGCAGCAACACACTGATTATCGCGGCAATAACCGGTGAGAAAAAGCGGACGCCGAAGGCGGTATCGCCGAACAAGCGGGTCCCAAGGAATTGAGTATAGGCTATCAACGGGGGTTTGCTGAAGTAGGAAAGCGCCAGATGCTTGGACCACAGCCATTGATAGGCTTCATCCTCGGCCAGTTGGATGGCGCCGCTTGCGATATAGGCCAGCCGTGCCAGTAACACCAGGGCGATAAACAGATAGCCCAGGCGGGTCCAATGGGCATCCAGGCTTACGTGCGGGGCCTTAAATCCGGCTGGAGCAATCCCGCGCACAGCAGGCCTTGGTGCGGGCATAAAATCCTCGGTCGCAAGCTCGCCCCCGCGGGGTGGCGCCAGGAGAGAAGGGACGCGCTCCCACCAGAGCGGAAACCATTTTTGACCAGCCCAAACCCACAGGCTGTCCAAGAGCCAGGCGGTTGCAGCGGCAGTGCCGGCGCCCAGCATTGCCCCAGCCAATACGTCGCTGGGGTAATGCACACCATTGTACACGCGCGAAAAGCCTACCAGAAAGGCCGCAGGCAACATGAACCAGAGGCTCCGGCGATAATAGATCAGCCCCACCATGGTCGCGGCGAACCAATTGGTGGCGTGCGCCGAGGGCATGCTGCCGGACCCGCTTTTGCCTATCAGACAATGCACCCCCGTCAGAGCCAGAAAAGGCCGCTCACGTGCCACGGCGTGCTTGATCAGGTTGGAAATGGCGCCATCACCCAGGGCCAAAGCCAAAAGGCCCACCAACAGGCAAATGGTCCCACGCAAGCCCCCTTTCCAGACCAGTAAAATGGCAGCTATCACCAAACCGGCTCGAAACAGTGGAAAGGAGACGCTGTTGCCGGTGATGAAAGGCATAACGATGTCAAACACGGAGTTGCCTAGCCCCTGATTGACAAAACGAAACAGACTCACGTCCACCGATTGCAGCCAATGCATCAGACCCTCAATCTAGTGGCGCGGCATGAACGAAGACAAATAGTTTTAGCGGCGGTGATGCGAATTCTGCGCATCCCCGGTTTGGCGCCTTGTCTTTTTCCTTGCGCTTGGGCGGGTTGTGAAATCTGCTTTGGCCATGCCAGCCACTCTTAGCCGTGACGATGCAGTTGAAATGGGGAGCGCACCCGCCACGGGCGCAACCGACGCCGCCCTCGGCGTCGGCCACAAGCGTACGGACGGCGCCACCTTTTGGTTTGCCCGGCCGCCATACTGTTCGGCCCCGCCCTTTCTGGTCTCAAAATTCGCGATTGAGGCCGGGGGCGGTCGGGTTTGGACTGGGGATGGACCACACAAGAGGGACCCCTCTCCCCTTCGGAAGGGGAGAGGGAGAAACATCGGCGGATTAAAGATGTGATTCATGTTATAGACTGCTGAATAGGCCGCGCTCATCATGCAGCTAAGCCACTGTTTTCGCCGCAAATCCCTCGACAAACTCGTCGCCGAGACCGCCGAGCCGCAGCACCAGCTCCGTCGAGCGCTTGGCCCGGTTCAACTCACTATGCTCGGTGTCGGGGCCATCGTTGGGGCTGGCATTTTTTCGACAATCGGCACCGCGGCAGCCGGAGGTGGTGAACACATTGGCGCGGGGCCGGCACTTGTTGTGTCCTTCATCATTGTTGCGGTGGCCTGTGGGTTCGCTGCGCTTTGCTATTCCGAGTTTGCGGCCATGGTTCCAGTCTCCGGGTCAGCCTACACTTACGCTTACGCCACGCTAGGAGAATTGGTTGCGTGGATGATCGGGTGGGACTTGATCCTTGAATATGCAATCAGCAACGCCGCCGTCGCCGTTTCGTGGTCAGCCTACTTTCAGACCTTTCTGGGGGCGTTTCATCTGCACGTGCCCGCTTGGTTGGGAACTGATTTCCGGTCGGCCTTTCAGGCTGCCGCGCAAGTGGCCAGCGCCCAAGCCGCTCATCTGGATTTGGCTAAGCTCGATCCCGGGGTGCTCCACGACGCCGCGGCGCTGAAACTGGCCCCACGCATTTTTGGTTTGCCCCTGGTTTTCAACCTCCCGGCATTCGGCATCGTGGCTCTGGTGACCTGGATCGTCCTGATCGGCATCCGCGAGACTGCGGGGTTCAACACCGGCCTTGTCGTCCTCAAGCTGGTCATTATCGGTTTTTTCCTGATCCTCGGCACGATGTACATCCGGCCTGAAAACTGGACCCCATTCGCCCCGAACGGACTAAAGGGCATCTCCAGCGCCGCAGCTATCATCTTTTTCGCTTATATCGGTTTTGATGCCGTCTCGACTGCAGCGGAGGAGACGGGCAATCCCCAACGCGATATGCCCATCGGCATCCTTTCGAGCCTGGTCATTTGCACCATTCTGTACGTCGCGGTGGCCATCGTGCTGACGGGGATGTCCAAATGGAGCACGCTGGGTAATGCCGAACCCCTCGCGTACGCATTCTCGTCACTCGGCATGAATTGGACGGCCAGCCTCATCGCGCTCGGGGCTGTGGTTGCCACCACTTCTGCGCTTGTGCCTTACCAAGCCGGCCAACCGCGCATATTTTTCTCTATGGCACGTGATGGGCTGTTGCCGCCCTGGGCGGCCCGCGTGCATCCCCGCTTTCGCACGCCACATGTCACCACTCTCATCACGGGGATTGTCGTGGCCATCTGCTCGTCCATCGCGAATATTAACGAATTGGTTGAACTGACCAACATCGGCACTCTGTTCGCTTTCGCGCTGGTTGCCGCAGGGATCATCATACTGCGTTGGCGCGAACCGGGCCGCCGGCGTCCTTTTCGGACGCCGCTGGTTCCCTGGGTGCCGCTGGGAGCCATCGCTTCTTGCGCCTATTTAATGGCCGAACTGCCCAAAATAACCTGGCTGCGCTTTTTCCTTTGGATGGCAGGGGGCCTGCTAATTTATTTCTTCTATGGCGCGCGCCGCAGCCGGATTGGAAATTTGGCGTCCCCAACGCTGCCCGGGAATCGATGAGCTTGAAGAGCTTCAATCAAACCTCCTCGACCGAGACAGGCTTCATTCAGGGCCTGGGCCTGATGGATGCCACGATGCTCGTAGCGGGCTCGATGATCGGCTCGGGGGTGTTCATTGTCTCGGCTGATATTTCACGCGACTTGGGCGCCAGCGGCTGGCTCTTGCTGGCGTGGGTGGTTACCGGCGCGCTGACGATGAGCGCGGCGCTCAGTTATGGAGAGTTGGCGGCGATGATGCCCCGGGCCGGCGGCCAGTACATCTACTTGCGCGAGGCCTACAGCCCGCTTTGGGGGTTTCTTTACGGCTGGACCCTGTTCCTAGTCATTCAGACCGGCACCATCGCTGCTGTGGCCGTCGCCTTCTCCCGGTTCCTGGGTGCGCTGGCGCCCGGAATTTCGCCCACCGCTTGGATCATCCCACCCATCAACCTGTCCGCCAGCTATGCCCTTAGCCTATCGACTCAGCAGTTGGTTGCCGTTCTTATTATTATCGCCCTCACCGCCATCAATATGCGCGGGCTCCGACTCGGAAAGATGATCCAGAATATCTTCACGTCGGCCAAGGCGCTCTCACTCGTCGCGCTGATACTGATTGGGTTCTTTATCGGGCGGAACTCAGAGGTCCTTAGTGCGAACTTCACGAACTGGTGGACGCCCCGCCCCGTTACGACTATCAAACCCGATTTAGCAGTGCTGCCCGCCATTTCGGCAGCCGGTGGCGCTTTCGGCTTGTTCGTTGCGTTCTGCGTGGCACAGGTGGGCTCGCT is a window of Verrucomicrobiia bacterium DNA encoding:
- a CDS encoding DNA glycosylase; its protein translation is MSPSHGPPSKTFPVSDYDLDATLDSGQAFRWRPQEGGWVGVIASHWVRLESNAMGIRAQIAEPVTDWNWLIEYLQLELDIQAVLQSFPEDEPMRAAAAACRGLRLLRQDPWESLASFILSSTKQIVQIRQIVSLLCERFGQPILAPAGHAPAYAFPSPARLAEAGEEELRACKMGFRAPYLLATARQIAQGHCDLANVAQLPVESARAVLMELPGVGRKIADCVLLFAYGFQPAFPVDVWVTKALHRLYFPRRRVKLQRLHQFAARHFGPNAGYAQQYLFHYARTKLRV
- a CDS encoding glycosyltransferase family 39 protein, with product MHWLQSVDVSLFRFVNQGLGNSVFDIVMPFITGNSVSFPLFRAGLVIAAILLVWKGGLRGTICLLVGLLALALGDGAISNLIKHAVARERPFLALTGVHCLIGKSGSGSMPSAHATNWFAATMVGLIYYRRSLWFMLPAAFLVGFSRVYNGVHYPSDVLAGAMLGAGTAAATAWLLDSLWVWAGQKWFPLWWERVPSLLAPPRGGELATEDFMPAPRPAVRGIAPAGFKAPHVSLDAHWTRLGYLFIALVLLARLAYIASGAIQLAEDEAYQWLWSKHLALSYFSKPPLIAYTQFLGTRLFGDTAFGVRFFSPVIAAIISVLLLRFFNRHVNARAGFFLILILSATPLLAAGSLLMTIDPLSVLFWTAAMLAGWRAVQERGAARDWFWAGLWMGLGFLSKYTALFQIASWALFFALWPPARKHLRRPGPYVALLVNLVCALPVLIWNAQHRWITVAHVADDAGVGHPRELTLRFLFDFLGSEAALLNPVFFVAMVWASIVFWRRNRHDARLLYFFSMGAPVFFAYLLLSFFSRVLPNWIAPAVVPWFCLLVIYWDTRWRLGGSALTPRLFKGALGLGLGLGFSMVILGSQTDLLQKLTGRYLPVNRDPLHRVREWNTTARVVGQAREQLLAEGKPVFIVADHYGMTGEISFYLPEAKAEVQEEPLVYCRSSATPENQFYFWPGYNARKGQNAIYVRELNRENPQPWPPPARLLAEFESVTPLGISNVLYHGQFLLRPLQLFACRGLR
- a CDS encoding amino acid permease, encoding MQLSHCFRRKSLDKLVAETAEPQHQLRRALGPVQLTMLGVGAIVGAGIFSTIGTAAAGGGEHIGAGPALVVSFIIVAVACGFAALCYSEFAAMVPVSGSAYTYAYATLGELVAWMIGWDLILEYAISNAAVAVSWSAYFQTFLGAFHLHVPAWLGTDFRSAFQAAAQVASAQAAHLDLAKLDPGVLHDAAALKLAPRIFGLPLVFNLPAFGIVALVTWIVLIGIRETAGFNTGLVVLKLVIIGFFLILGTMYIRPENWTPFAPNGLKGISSAAAIIFFAYIGFDAVSTAAEETGNPQRDMPIGILSSLVICTILYVAVAIVLTGMSKWSTLGNAEPLAYAFSSLGMNWTASLIALGAVVATTSALVPYQAGQPRIFFSMARDGLLPPWAARVHPRFRTPHVTTLITGIVVAICSSIANINELVELTNIGTLFAFALVAAGIIILRWREPGRRRPFRTPLVPWVPLGAIASCAYLMAELPKITWLRFFLWMAGGLLIYFFYGARRSRIGNLASPTLPGNR